AATCTACTTTTTGAAGCATAACACACGCAAATAACTATTAGCTcctatatattttaaaagttgtgttttaaaatttttaaagtcaaattatacAACAGGTTTTATAAAGGGTCAAAAAAATATTCTTCACAGAAAATAAAAGCGATAAATTACACAGATGCACATACAAATCGCGAATATCGAAATGCAACATATGTAGGTCTTCCGGCCAAAGAGTTTTTATTCATAAATAAAGAGTAAAAAAACTCTTTTGTTCGGCCCTaaccttaaaaaatttaaattatttgcgATTAAGCTATGCCAGTGGTGTATATTGCAACGATTTtcgccatcccttgtcaaattaggtttcgagacaaaccggtttgtGTCATCATTAGTGTCGAttttcggaaaatcaacaaaacaaactaTTCCAGTGGGTTCGGATTCAGCGTGTTGAAGTACAAACTTGTTCtgcacattttttgttttttttttttgtgtacatgtgaaatttattacatttaattttttcgaaGATCTGCTTTTGACCCTTATAATACTTGTTATATAGGctgaaaatgaaaataatgtgtttagtttaaataaaaaatgaaggCACAATACCCAGAATAATAAGATTTATTTGCCGTATAGTTTTATAGCAtcatttgggatcatttggtTTTCAAAATCAACTTGCGTTCTTTTCGATACTTTTTAAGGACATTTTCGAAATTGATTTCTTATCATGATTACTTTGAAAGGATTTTGACGTTGTTTTAGGGATGGTGGCATGATTATAGAAGAATATTTCGCAACTGCTTTTGAATAATTTCTAAGATTTTTCCCAATAATTGTATAATTCAAGTTCGGCATTCTTTGGCAAGGTTCTTTATAAATCACTTCAATATAATACATCTTTGGTGGACTGTTTTGGGGATATTCAGGTATTATTCCAGGAATTTCCAGTAATGGTTCTTTGTTACTCAcgggaaacattttaaaagtTTGTGTAATCACTAGAAAATGTTTAGACATATCTTTGTTTCTTTGCATACTCTGCGCAAAATAAACACAGGGTaacattttcagaaaagaaaacgccattagtaATAGAAAGCATAGCTATTATCAAGATTGAAATTTGTATAAAAACATACCCATCATTTTGAAGACCCAAAAGTCCCATTGTATTTGAAGGAGTATTTGATAGATTTTGTTTAGTGGTGGCACCTGGTGCCCGAGAGAAATCTGTGCTGTCAGACGTTAAATCCTTTTCTGGAAGTTTCCAATGATTTATAAGTTTTGACTGTGAAGTAGGAGCGCCTGGATAACCACTGGGCTGTAATTTTTTAACACATACGAATATTAGATTAAAAGCTCTGAcacataaaaaaaatacatttaccTTGGTTAAGTTCATTTCTGAGAAATTGCTCTGTAAAGCATTAATTGCATCATGCTGTCCTCTCATATAATCTAAGTTACTTAAATTGTTGGCATGTGATGCAGGATGCTGTTGCTGCATATTTTGTGGCATaggctgctgctgctgttgctggtgttgttgttgttgttgcttttgcttCATGAACgcttgttgtgcatttatttgtgtttgtaaattttgaatttgttgCTTATATTTGGAAATGGCATAATTTATCTGAGCATTAGTATTGGCATTGTTACCACCACGAACCAAAGACTGTTGTGCTGCTTGCAGATGCTATAATAAGTTTTTTGAATTACATTAAATTCTACAGTATAAATACTTTTtcattttacctttatattagtTAATAATTGAGATAAAAGTACAAGCATTGATGATGACAAAGGCTCTGATAAAATTTGGCTAGACAAATATCCACTTTGTACAGCTAATTGAATTTGCTGTACAAGAAGGCGTAGCTGCTGTGCAGATGGCTGTTGATTGTTGCTATTAGTAGCTGCATTAACAGCTGCTGTAACACTATTGCCGTCAAGTCCCTGACCAAATGCTAACGCTGCAGGATTCATATTCTGATGCCCGCTTGTCATATTGTGTTGTTGTGTTGGATTCAGATACTTTTGCACTGGGTTTGGTGGTTGCATGGAATTGAGCGCTGCTAGATTAGAGTTATTACTGCTCGCGCCAACAGTGTTACCACTTATATGTTGATTCATAATATTCTGGAAATGTTACACAATAATAGAGCAATCAAACACAAGCTACGTTTATTAATATAAGCAATTTATATACCGGAGGGAATGGCATATTGGTGGCCTGATTGCCAGTTGGCGGGTAGCGTCCCGGAAAGCTGCCACTAGGATTAGTATGCTCACTAAAGGAACCTAGCGTTTTGTCTTCACGTCTTCTCCAGTCCATAGACATTGCATTAGCACGTAATAATTCCGCTGCCTCTTCGATGTTCATATTAGTATTAATTAGTGCGCGTTCAACCTCTTCCTTTTTAAAGCCATATTCAACAAGAATTCGATACTGTTTACTTTGTTTGATTAGATCGGTGTTTAGGTTACCCAAACCAACATTAATATTATTCATTTTTTGTGGCGCCTTGTTCATAATACCACTGTGACCACTCCAGTCGGTTGATAAGTCAGGTGGGCAATCATTTGAGGAACCTGTTGTACCCCAACCGCTTGCAATGCCACCaggcattttattttgatttttattccATGAAACGGAGGGATCGTTCCAAGAGTTTGCAGCACCACCAGCACTACCACCCATTTGGCCAATATTTGTATTGGGTTTATCATCCAACATCCAATTAATGCCAGCATTATGGTTGATTTCATCACCCCAAGAAGCAGCAGTAGTGTTTCGTGCACTGACATTTGGATTATTTGCATGTGCCCACATATTATTATCAGGTTTATGTTGATTAACCCCAGCAATACCAGCGCCAACTGCCGAACCGCCAAGCCTTCCCTGAGGAACACCAACACCACTAAGAGGATTGTTCGTATTGCTACCAACGACTGGCGCACTTAGTACACCACCTTGACTACCCAAATTGTTACCAGAGACATTACCGAGTCCTACACCCGGGTTTGTAGTATTTTGACTGCCCAACATGTTGCGTGTCAAATTTCTATTCATTGGATCTGTAATATCTTGCCAATGAGATGCATTACCACCAGATACACCACGAGATTGTTGTCCCCACAATGATGTGCCATCATCATAGTTCGTTATATTGCGTCGTTGTGCAGGTGGAGATGGTTCACCCCATCCAGATACTTTTCCTACCAACGAACTAATGTCTTTTGATCCGCCAGCGACCGCAGATGCACCCCAATGAGCATTCGCATTACCGCTTACACCACCAGTATTCATATTGTTAACACCACCGGGTCCCATACCAGTAACACCACCTGTGTTAACTACAGCACTGGCAGACATGCCGGTACCTGGTCCCATTATTTTATTCATAGTTGGCATTTGGTTATGTGCAATGTTATGATGTTGTCCCCACATTTCTGACTGACCATTTAAGCGTCCAGAAATGCCACGAGGATCACCACGTATTGTATCACGCGGATCTAAGAGCCGCAAATCACGTTTTTCACCCGCTGACGTTCCACGCAATGGATCGCGCAATGGATCACGCGTGTCCATACCACGCATATTTATTGTACCACTATTTAGATCACGTGTATCACCCCAATTACTTCCAACAACAGAACTACTTCCTGCCGCAGTATTAACATTACCAGGTAAATTTACTCCAGCACCGCCTACAGCACCAgcttgaatatacatacatacatacgtcatatgtatattattcatatatatataagcaTTTAGCAGAATTTTCAATACCCACCTACTGCAGAAACACCACCCAGATTAACATTTGATGATCCAGTAGCATTACCAGCAGCGCTAACGCCAACGCCCACGCCCACAGCACTTTGACCCCATTGTGGCGCATTGCCGGAACTACTGGCGCTTACACCCGCCGATGTAACACCAGTCGCACCAGCTACACCTGCAGCTGGGGGATTATTAGTTGATGTAGTCCACACACTACTACTGGTTGCACCATCATCATCTTCACCCCATGTTCCACCTAAATTCGATGATGGTGTATGGCCCCAAGGAGTTTTTTGTACTGGTTGAGTTGGCGGTTGTCCGCCATTGCGCAAATTGAGTTCCCATAATTCAGTACCATTATTGATTGTAACAGGCGTCCACATTGGTCCACCAGCTGGATCCTTGTTAGTGGGCTCCGGTGAGCTTGGCACATCCCAATTGGTGTCCTGTTTAACGTGCTGGCACCCCCAACCATCCTGGGAAAATAGTACCTCACGCATATTATTTAATTGCTCTAGTTGATTATTTGCAGCTGCTGCCGATGTTCCACCACCAACTAATCCAGCACTACTTTGTATTGCTAGTGCTACCATCATTGATAATCAAGGTAGTACTACCAGTGGCACTCGGTGCAACTTCCACCACTATTTAACTTATAATACTAGTTATATTGTAATTACTGGTTCATCCGTCGCTAGTGTTGCATTGTCCAggctaaaaataaaaaacaaaaaaaaaaataaaaataccacCAATTATGATGTGTAAAAGTATAAAAAAACACCAACAAAAAGTTCCCAATTCGCAattggaatatgtataataaaaattttttcaattcacCACGGCCTCCATTTTCTAGATATACACTGCACACTTGTTTTGCTTTTATTACAAATTGCActtactttgtaatttataaaCATTTAGAGATTATAAACACAATTTAAAACACAAAATggatatttgagaaaaatttttcttttggaaaaaattttgctgGCGACTAGGTATGTGTGTAATCCGTACAATAATCAATATATCGATATTTAATATCGATGTTGAGAATTGTGTTGTGATATCGATCAATTAAGGTGGAGTAAAAACTGAAAGTATGGTGCTGAGAAGGCATTTAACTGTGAAGAGGTTCCTGTATACGCGAACATGCGAGatatggccaaattaaacttctttaaccctaacgccatagtcgtacccatatccatatccatgaccatctccaatgtgatcgattaatggtgccttaacctacaAACCGTGAACATTTCATACAACtgaagaaaaagcaaaaaattacaaaaatattccacaaaaaataagcctcttagtcataaaagctattaagttcaccaactcaaatatttttagattatggatatggcaagaaaccaaaaaccaattggttggctatggtatggttatagcgttagcgttatggtatggaaacattaatcgattacattgatttccataaggtaggttcgatcagctgttttatctggttatggttatatggatataagtcaccattaattggcccttaaggtagattcgatcagctgttttatctgcttatggttaatcgattacattgatttccatcaGGTAGGTTCGagcagctgttttatctggttatggttatattggcggccaccgtggtgtgatggtagtgtgctccgcctaccacaccgtatgccctgggttcgcactccgggcaaagcaacatcaaaattttagaaataaggtttttaaattagaagagaatttttctaagcggggtcgcccctcggcagtgtttggcaagcgctccgggtgtatttctgccatgaaaagctctcagtgaaaactcatctgccttgcagatgccgttcggaatcggcataaaacatgtaggtcccgtccggccaattcttagggaaaatcaagaggagcatgacgcaaattggaagagaagctcggccttagatctcttcggaggttatcgcgccttacatttatttatttttttttggttaaatggTTATACCAATATAagccattaattggcccttaaggtagattcgatcagctgttttatctggttatggttttatggttataagtcaccattaattagccctaTAGTGAAGTGAAAGCAGCTTTCCTACACTTATGCACATAGTCTCGTTGAAAAAGTTGGAGAAATGATAATTTTTTCCACCTGGGACGAATTTTACCTAACTAAGGACAATTATTTCGGTTTTGTTATTATAATCGTTATTTTTTCTTCACCACCCAAACAGGCAATGCGAAGCAAAAAATGCCAGTCAATACTTCTGTAACTCTCCATCACTTGTTGTCAAAAGTGACTTTCTCTTGGGTTTCTACCTTCGACATAAACATACACAATAAGAATAATATGTTAAAGAAGTCGCATGATGGAGAGTGACCTTTTCTAAAGCCCCTTTCGGCTGCGAATTGCTTGGAGAGGGAAATTCTCTAACTATTTTCCTACAGCTCTCTCATTGCTATCgtatttttttacatctatcGCCATACAAACCCTGATGCGAAAATTGTTGCTAAGTTTTTACATGTGGATGGAACCCTGTGTGCGATAACAAGTAGAAAGACCCCGGTGGTTAATCAACACAGTTTGGGGATCGCTCTGCTTACGGATTGGCCGAAGCACACTCAGATTGATTTTGATAAAAATTCATTGGTTTTTAAAAAGCAGATCCGCCATATTTAATCTTAAAAGAGTATCTGAAATGATTTTAAACCTTCAGCTCACTTTTGACAACTAATTCACCACAGGAAATCTTGCAAGGTTGAACGTTTTCGGTCTTGGGAAGCAACTGGCGGGTGTTTCTTCGACATTTACGTTCACGTTTGTGGAGTAGCTCATGGTTTGTAGATACTCATTAATGAAtcaaaaaatatcgataacttttaaacagtacatacatacaatacCGGTGAAACTCTTATCACTATGGGTCGAAACTAAGGAGATGTGGCAATAGCAATGGCAACTGTGATAAAGAAGTAGGCTTAAAAAAACGGATGACAATATTGTGTGGCACGAATGAAAGGAAATAAGAAAATCGAAGAAAATGGAAGGGTGGAAGGGTCCCGGCTGTCGGTCAGCGTTGCCAGAAGAAGTggggaaaaagttttttttaattttcaatacaaaAGGCTCTCTCAGCACGAACACAGTCGTCAAGGGAAAACATTTTGAATGCACTTATTTTTTTACGTCAAATTACCGAGGAACATTTTTTTCGCAGGATTCGCTGAACGTGTTTCTGTAGCTACCTGAAATTTTGAAGTGTTGGTTATTATTTCAAATTCTTCCTCTAATGTCTGGTTTTGCAgtacgagtttaaactccagttaaagttgactggagttaaaccctgccacttcggccaattaagctgagatgagcagcaaagtTTGTTGTTATCGAACAGATTTCCGGGGTTAAACtctagtttaactggagtttaaacttctACTTcgaaaatctcaagagttgtttcgaaacagtggctcaactcgagaatcatatcgtactcagcaaaagaggaaattttttataaagcaaacaaTGTTATTACTTAAGTTGATTAATTAAGAACTTCCGATTCTTTAACTAGACTCAAATCTAAGGTTCCATACTACagttttttcacgaaaataaaatgaaatatatataatttaaaaaataaataaatgtgtcactctaacctccgaagagattttagacagagcttctcttacaatttgcgtcgtgctccttttaattttttctacaaattggccggacgagacctatttgttttatgctgactccgaacggcatctgcatggcagatgacttttcactgagagcttttcattgcagaaatacaaacggaatgcttgcgaaacactgccgaggggcaacaccgcttagaaaatttgggttctaattgaaacaccttgtttctaaaattttgatgttgctttgcccggggcgtgaaccaaggatcttcggtgtggtaggcggagcacgctaccatcacaccacggcggccgcatatataatttatttttggttCCTTACGCTTCATCACTGCTATCAattaggtgtttatttctcacaataaataggtatttgctttggtggtaccaccttggagatttttttcaacttcacctcaactcgatatccaatgtaagaTATCAACGGGAGAAacttgttgaatattcatttgagaactgtacatttctcaattagggatattaattggaaaatattaatgacgttggagataaaatcgaaaactcttaattttacaaaatttctcaaaggttggatagtgataggagaatgaagttggatatcaacaaTAGAACAAGAACTATAGAATAAgaactatatatataaatttcgctggagaatttttttccatgtttgttgggtaaacaaaatccagctgttgccgtatctacaaattatctagataataaaaaagccaatgttgccgcacaaaaagcatgctcagtagtttaactggagtttaaatttgactagagtttaagcaaacttagtttaagcttagcttaaccagctACTGAAAAAACGGGCCTTAGTATacaatcctcgtgttccaatgcgcagtgatccagataccgataaaaatttaactacaaatgcaacaacaaatttaatcacattattgttgcatttgcatgttaaatttctatttgCATCTGGCTCACTCTTCATTGGAACACGCCGAATATTTcacgaaattaaaatttaaattactaaATTTTTTATCGCTCTGGTATCACATATGTTgacaaaaccaattaaaattcaCCACACATTCCATTCAATTTGACATTTCTACGCAATTGCAAATACAAATTTGAATCCTAATTGTCAGTCTTTGTTTTGTCTTGGAGTGGTGAAGTTGAAGTGTTAAGTTGCGGATTGTCCAGCCGAGTGGATaaagaaagaaaggaaataaaacaaaaaaaaattaaatagaaatttgTGCCGGGACGCGTCCGTcttttgattaaaatttataCTAATAAAACAGAGCAAATTGCTGAAATAAGCATAAATTTCAACATTTGTATAGGTAAAAGTCTGGAGTATATGTGAATGTGTAATTTTTATAAGAGCAAATTGGAAAAAGTTTGTGTATATGCGAAACGCAAAATAAGCAAAACGACAATTACGAATTCGATGCGAAATATATTTTTGAATATCTGTAAAGTGAATTAATAATTCTGCTTAGTTTAGTAGCTATAAAACAATTTATTGGTGGttgtgaaaatatttttgttttttttttgcgtacgTGAGTTAAATCGCGAGTTCATCGGTCCACCGAATTCGGTAATTCCTTATTAATAAAAACCTATATACATACTTAACTACTACACAAATTTAACTTCGTTTTTACTTGATGCATATCAAGAAGCACAAAAAATAAGCCAGACAGCATTTTGCGAGATACACAACAAAGGCGCTGCATACAATGTGCATGCATGGATGTGCATGTATTTAGTGCTCGTAGTTCGTTTGGCTACTCTATCTGGTTGTGTGTTGGTATATGCAACGGCCGGCGTTTGCCCATGCATACATCCATATGCACAATGATGGGAAGAGAATACAGATATTTCACTCTAGGGAATACTACTTGTTATGTATCTATGGAGTATATGGATTTATGTATCTTTGAAGTATTTTCTTCTTATTAGATTACGTACTCGCTTAACAACACTAGAAATTTTCAGCACGGAAGTACTGCTACTCTTCTTTCAAATGAAATAcggttaatattttaaaatttttttgttgcaatgAACGTTGtgcaagtaaaattaaaaaataatttgtatgtTATCGCGTTTGAAAAAGTTGTATGGCTATAATTTGATTTCAAGGAATTTAGTATTCGACTCTTTAAGCAGCAGCCTTGTTGATAGTTTTCTCTAGAATACGAGGCAGACTTGAGGTTACCTATAAACACGACAACGACATGTGGGTagtcgttgcgctagacctaccaaaagcttttaatacggtaaaccatggcacgttactgctacACCTGGAATGGTctagatcgatgagctttgcaacagaataaacggctacctgcttgatctctccagttttttcgcctcgcgaaacctggcatcaccgactaaatcctccgcgaccttatttacaacatggacgtcccgatgtcgaccattttgaacatccacgtcgatggcactacgctaccgactgtcctacaccccaaaatctttggtgtgacgtttgatcaggatctacattttggtgagcatgcagccgcaattgtaccaaaaatccatagccgtaaaaaaatcctcaaatctctttctggcagtacttggggaaaagacaaagaagcgctcattaccacttacaaagcaattggccagccgattgcatgctacgcgtcccctatatggtcgccaagcctaaactcTACTAACTAAACTACTCACTAGAAGAAGTCACAGGCCtgacaaaatactgctctcagaagcGCCACGgattgtcttcttatgttcccagaacaccatctacataatgagtcgagaatactccccaccagggagagaaatgagattctAACCAAACAggtcctgttgaatacccagaaacctgggtttcccaacagacatctgattgatgagccaacaccgcccaggggcttaaggagtcatctctgtaagcattatgaggaaatacggcacctgagaactcagccgtatgaagcgaaaaaacacaagcaggtcctctgtgaactccacaaacaggcgtcggacctttatgccaggatttgctcggtgaatccagtactcaaagaacagtaccgaAAACTTGCGGAACAGGAACgtacactccccagggaaacgcgagtccctctagctcaacttcgatctggacactgttacaggttaaactcttacctatccaga
The Eurosta solidaginis isolate ZX-2024a chromosome 5, ASM4086904v1, whole genome shotgun sequence DNA segment above includes these coding regions:
- the gw gene encoding protein Gawky; protein product: MMVALAIQSSAGLVGGGTSAAAANNQLEQLNNMREVLFSQDGWGCQHVKQDTNWDVPSSPEPTNKDPAGGPMWTPVTINNGTELWELNLRNGGQPPTQPVQKTPWGHTPSSNLGGTWGEDDDGATSSSVWTTSTNNPPAAGVAGATGVTSAGVSASSSGNAPQWGQSAVGVGVGVSAAGNATGSSNVNLGGVSAVAGAVGGAGVNLPGNVNTAAGSSSVVGSNWGDTRDLNSGTINMRGMDTRDPLRDPLRGTSAGEKRDLRLLDPRDTIRGDPRGISGRLNGQSEMWGQHHNIAHNQMPTMNKIMGPGTGMSASAVVNTGGVTGMGPGGVNNMNTGGVSGNANAHWGASAVAGGSKDISSLVGKVSGWGEPSPPAQRRNITNYDDGTSLWGQQSRGVSGGNASHWQDITDPMNRNLTRNMLGSQNTTNPGVGLGNVSGNNLGSQGGVLSAPVVGSNTNNPLSGVGVPQGRLGGSAVGAGIAGVNQHKPDNNMWAHANNPNVSARNTTAASWGDEINHNAGINWMLDDKPNTNIGQMGGSAGGAANSWNDPSVSWNKNQNKMPGGIASGWGTTGSSNDCPPDLSTDWSGHSGIMNKAPQKMNNINVGLGNLNTDLIKQSKQYRILVEYGFKKEEVERALINTNMNIEEAAELLRANAMSMDWRRREDKTLGSFSEHTNPSGSFPGRYPPTGNQATNMPFPPNIMNQHISGNTVGASSNNSNLAALNSMQPPNPVQKYLNPTQQHNMTSGHQNMNPAALAFGQGLDGNSVTAAVNAATNSNNQQPSAQQLRLLVQQIQLAVQSGYLSSQILSEPLSSSMLVLLSQLLTNIKHLQAAQQSLVRGGNNANTNAQINYAISKYKQQIQNLQTQINAQQAFMKQKQQQQQHQQQQQQPMPQNMQQQHPASHANNLSNLDYMRGQHDAINALQSNFSEMNLTKPSGYPGAPTSQSKLINHWKLPEKDLTSDSTDFSRAPGATTKQNLSNTPSNTMGLLGLQNDGTWSSTARGLGGDGWPDSSTETENKDWSLAQHIPAVTYTDLVPEFEPGKPWQGAHLKSIEDDPTITPGSVARSTLSINSTPKETTDIFTNPSKSSPTDLTPLSLSSSIWSFNPSSCNQNFQM